A stretch of Mucilaginibacter terrae DNA encodes these proteins:
- a CDS encoding acetylxylan esterase, protein MLRIITFLSCLFTLLFAGAVHAQDDDPKGEITIEAIPGKKTAIYSDGSTISWKLKVKSTYNVRQDGKLSYDILTDDWKKVWSGSTNVRLGKNASKNFSVRFPGQKAGIYRVHFNFNLSYYDDTVRRVVAVDPERIHTELHKPADFADFWAKSKDQLAKVNPDYKISEVTSKDKYVRTYKVEMRSWNNVRIRGWLTIPTEGRNWPVIYKLPGYNIPMRPETDKPDFAVFAIDVRGNGMSRDIVAPENERYNVTNIDNKDLYIYHGVYMDCIRGMDFIMSQGPNLSLNTKHVAVLGGSQGATLAIMLAALDKRVTACTFELPLYADMHDAYTIGLSFPKTTWPINRFQEYIKAHRLFTPERFLATWDYYDPQNFISSIQCPILMGVGLLDEYCPPRCSFGMYNKIAQGVQKEYRVAPDKAHEMNFDYFMFQLLWLKESLRAPN, encoded by the coding sequence ATGTTAAGGATCATTACATTTTTGAGTTGCTTGTTTACCCTGCTGTTTGCAGGAGCAGTGCATGCGCAGGATGATGATCCGAAGGGTGAGATCACCATTGAAGCTATCCCCGGTAAAAAAACGGCCATTTATAGCGATGGTAGCACCATAAGCTGGAAACTCAAGGTAAAAAGCACCTACAACGTGCGGCAGGACGGTAAATTGAGCTACGATATTTTAACCGACGACTGGAAAAAAGTTTGGTCGGGTTCAACCAATGTGCGTTTGGGTAAAAATGCATCTAAAAACTTCAGCGTGCGTTTTCCCGGACAAAAAGCGGGTATATACCGGGTGCATTTTAACTTTAACCTGAGTTATTATGATGACACTGTAAGGCGTGTGGTAGCTGTTGACCCGGAGAGAATTCATACCGAATTACACAAGCCTGCCGACTTTGCCGACTTTTGGGCAAAATCAAAAGACCAGCTGGCCAAGGTTAACCCCGATTACAAAATATCCGAAGTAACCTCGAAAGATAAATACGTGCGCACTTACAAAGTTGAAATGCGTTCGTGGAATAATGTTCGTATACGAGGTTGGTTAACCATACCTACCGAAGGCCGCAACTGGCCGGTTATTTACAAGCTGCCGGGTTACAACATACCTATGCGCCCCGAGACCGATAAACCCGACTTTGCCGTGTTTGCCATTGATGTGCGCGGAAACGGCATGAGCCGCGATATTGTTGCCCCCGAAAACGAACGCTATAACGTCACCAATATTGATAACAAAGATTTGTACATATACCACGGCGTTTATATGGATTGCATCCGCGGTATGGATTTCATCATGTCGCAGGGGCCAAACTTGAGTCTTAATACAAAGCATGTGGCCGTATTGGGCGGTAGCCAGGGTGCAACCTTGGCCATTATGCTGGCCGCGCTCGATAAACGGGTTACAGCCTGTACGTTTGAGCTTCCGCTGTATGCTGATATGCACGATGCTTATACCATTGGCCTCTCGTTCCCTAAAACTACCTGGCCTATTAACCGTTTCCAGGAGTATATAAAAGCACACCGTTTATTTACGCCCGAAAGATTTTTAGCCACGTGGGATTATTACGACCCGCAAAATTTTATCAGCTCCATACAATGCCCTATACTAATGGGTGTAGGCTTGCTTGATGAATATTGCCCGCCGCGCTGCAGCTTTGGCATGTATAACAAAATTGCCCAAGGCGTTCAAAAAGAGTACCGCGTTGCGCCCGATAAAGCCCATGAGATGAACTTTGATTATTTCATGTTCCAACTACTGTGGCTTAAAGAATCGTTACGGGCACCTAATTAA
- a CDS encoding acyltransferase family protein: protein MTQKNLQSYIPALTGVRALAAYLVFISHFEYVFDGNFPHAVQRFLQEFHMGVTIFFVLSGFLITYRYYNNFHLTKDWFKQYLKNRVARIYPMYFLLTVLAFIYYYFTRDEKITLGFPSAPGLLLMHVTFVRGFFADLWDSGIGQGWSLTVEECFYFSAPFAFLINKKYRQFFTQPLALTGIGLLLVLIFRNFNWYGFFGNFTFVMVYTFLGRCFEFFVGIQLALILLNKGTGRTNKVKYTYLGFLLMMVCVGIMSQLVIPAGWSAGLHNPFGIVTNNYLLPPCIAMFFYGLLTESTVFKTILSFKFVELLGKSSYIFYLIHLGYIRNFLNDWINKANDWVFEYYDTHGISWEHSPFENDTVNLVIQFVLLNALSILLFKTIEEPLNHYIRRSNFLIKAKPRNPENESALIK, encoded by the coding sequence GTGACGCAAAAAAACCTGCAAAGCTATATCCCAGCCTTAACCGGCGTACGTGCATTGGCCGCCTATCTGGTATTCATTTCCCATTTTGAGTATGTTTTTGATGGAAATTTTCCCCATGCTGTGCAAAGATTTCTACAAGAGTTTCATATGGGGGTTACCATATTCTTTGTGCTTTCGGGTTTTTTAATTACTTACCGTTATTATAATAACTTCCATTTAACTAAAGACTGGTTTAAGCAATACTTAAAAAACAGGGTAGCCCGCATTTATCCCATGTACTTTTTGCTCACTGTACTGGCCTTTATTTACTATTACTTTACCCGCGACGAAAAAATCACCCTCGGCTTCCCCTCAGCGCCAGGCTTACTGTTAATGCACGTAACTTTCGTGCGCGGTTTTTTTGCCGATCTATGGGACAGCGGCATTGGCCAGGGCTGGTCGCTCACGGTTGAAGAATGCTTTTACTTTTCGGCGCCGTTCGCCTTCCTCATCAATAAAAAATACAGGCAATTTTTCACACAACCTTTGGCGCTTACCGGCATTGGCTTATTGCTGGTGCTCATCTTCCGCAACTTTAACTGGTATGGTTTCTTCGGCAACTTTACCTTCGTTATGGTTTACACCTTCCTGGGGCGTTGCTTCGAATTTTTTGTGGGCATACAACTGGCGCTTATCCTGCTTAACAAAGGTACCGGGCGTACCAATAAGGTTAAGTATACTTACCTGGGCTTTTTACTAATGATGGTTTGCGTGGGTATCATGTCGCAATTAGTCATCCCTGCCGGCTGGAGTGCAGGTTTACATAACCCATTTGGTATCGTTACCAATAATTACCTGTTGCCGCCTTGCATAGCCATGTTCTTTTACGGCTTACTAACCGAAAGCACGGTATTCAAGACCATCCTCTCATTTAAGTTTGTAGAGCTTTTAGGTAAAAGTTCGTACATCTTTTATCTTATCCACTTAGGCTATATCCGCAACTTTTTAAACGACTGGATAAATAAGGCTAACGATTGGGTTTTTGAATATTATGATACTCACGGCATATCGTGGGAGCATTCACCTTTCGAAAACGACACCGTTAACCTGGTTATACAATTTGTATTGCTGAATGCGCTTTCAATACTATTGTTTAAAACCATTGAAGAGCCGCTTAACCATTACATCCGCAGGTCGAACTTTTTAATTAAGGCAAAGCCCCGTAACCCCGAAAACGAATCGGCATTAATTAAATAA
- a CDS encoding TIGR01212 family radical SAM protein (This family includes YhcC from E. coli K-12, an uncharacterized radical SAM protein.): MQLAEDTVKQGFKGYNNYGAWLRKKYDGQRVFKVIVDGGFTCPNRDGSKGYGGCTYCNVDSFTPTVSRSTPNLREQVERGIERARNGNKADKFIIYFQPNTNTYAPTHYLKMMYDEALSVDPENTVGLSIGTRPDCIDAEKIALLESYTDRFDVDLEMGMESIYNDTLNQINRGCSHEDLLNALKLVENSKLDICVHTIFGFPWESHEMMLKYADEINRHPQIKFVKFHHLHIVEGSVMGVKYKREPFKLFSLPEYTDFLCELLPIVRPDVVVQRLFGLSDRELLIAPNWQLKKSEIQHYIDSAILSRGIIQGSAM; encoded by the coding sequence ATGCAATTGGCCGAAGATACAGTAAAGCAGGGATTTAAGGGATATAACAACTACGGCGCATGGCTGCGTAAAAAGTACGATGGCCAGCGTGTGTTTAAAGTTATTGTGGATGGCGGCTTTACCTGTCCCAATCGCGATGGCTCTAAAGGCTATGGCGGCTGTACCTATTGCAATGTCGATTCGTTTACGCCAACTGTATCGCGCAGCACACCAAATTTGCGCGAACAGGTTGAACGAGGTATTGAGCGCGCCCGCAATGGCAACAAGGCCGATAAATTTATCATCTACTTTCAGCCCAATACCAATACTTATGCCCCCACACATTATTTAAAAATGATGTATGATGAAGCATTGAGTGTCGATCCTGAAAATACGGTAGGCCTATCCATTGGTACCCGTCCAGATTGCATTGATGCCGAAAAGATAGCCCTGCTCGAAAGCTACACCGACCGCTTTGATGTGGATTTGGAAATGGGCATGGAATCGATATATAACGATACCCTGAACCAGATCAACCGTGGCTGTTCTCATGAAGATCTCCTCAACGCCCTTAAACTGGTGGAGAATAGCAAGCTTGATATTTGCGTGCATACTATATTTGGCTTCCCTTGGGAATCGCACGAGATGATGTTAAAGTATGCCGACGAGATCAATCGCCATCCGCAAATTAAATTCGTAAAGTTTCACCACCTGCATATTGTGGAAGGTTCGGTAATGGGCGTAAAATACAAACGCGAACCTTTCAAGCTGTTCAGCCTGCCCGAGTATACCGACTTTTTGTGCGAACTATTGCCCATTGTACGCCCCGATGTGGTGGTACAACGCCTCTTCGGCCTGTCAGACCGTGAACTACTCATTGCCCCTAACTGGCAGTTAAAAAAATCAGAGATACAACATTATATTGATAGCGCAATATTAAGCCGTGGCATTATACAGGGCTCGGCCATGTAA
- a CDS encoding aldo/keto reductase → MNYKLLGRSGLKVSELCLGTMGFGTEAGWGADKQTSFEIMDAYAEAGGNFLDTANMYKLGTSEKIIGEYLSIHDRHQFVVATKYTLKDNMTNVNASGNNRKNMMRSVEESLKRLQTDYIDVLYLHIWDNITPIDEVLRGLDDLIRQGKVNYAAISDTPAWVVAKGNTLAELMGWSQFIALQVEYSLLQRTPERELIPMAKHFGMTVTPWAPLAGGALTGKYLRGENGRVKAESNRRNENSERITRVVIDIAEEIGAEPAHVALAWMMHQDFSCIPIVGATKLEQLNQNLKAADVKLTTEQMQKLDEASQIPLGFPGDFFKEDAVKMNSFGGFYDRVEKR, encoded by the coding sequence ATGAACTACAAATTACTGGGCCGCTCGGGCCTTAAAGTTTCTGAGCTATGTTTGGGCACCATGGGCTTTGGTACCGAGGCCGGTTGGGGTGCCGATAAGCAAACCAGCTTCGAAATTATGGACGCCTATGCCGAAGCCGGTGGCAATTTCCTCGATACGGCCAACATGTACAAACTGGGCACCAGCGAAAAGATCATTGGCGAGTACCTGAGCATTCATGACCGTCACCAGTTTGTGGTAGCCACCAAGTACACGCTCAAGGATAACATGACCAACGTAAACGCATCGGGCAACAACCGTAAAAACATGATGCGCAGCGTAGAGGAAAGCCTAAAACGCCTGCAAACTGATTATATTGATGTACTATACCTGCACATTTGGGATAATATTACGCCCATTGACGAGGTATTACGAGGCCTTGACGACCTGATACGCCAGGGCAAGGTGAACTATGCTGCCATTAGCGATACCCCCGCCTGGGTAGTAGCCAAAGGCAATACTTTAGCTGAGCTAATGGGCTGGAGCCAGTTTATAGCTTTACAGGTTGAATACAGCTTATTACAACGTACACCAGAGCGCGAACTGATACCCATGGCTAAACACTTTGGCATGACGGTTACCCCCTGGGCACCATTAGCTGGCGGCGCACTCACCGGCAAATACCTGCGTGGCGAAAACGGTCGTGTAAAAGCCGAAAGCAACCGCCGCAACGAAAACAGCGAACGCATTACCCGCGTGGTAATAGACATTGCCGAAGAAATTGGCGCCGAACCAGCCCACGTAGCCTTAGCCTGGATGATGCACCAGGATTTTTCGTGCATCCCTATTGTGGGTGCAACCAAATTGGAGCAGCTAAACCAAAATCTTAAAGCAGCCGACGTAAAGCTAACCACCGAGCAAATGCAAAAGCTCGACGAAGCCAGCCAGATACCACTGGGCTTCCCCGGCGACTTTTTTAAAGAAGATGCGGTGAAGATGAATTCGTTTGGCGGATTTTATGATAGGGTGGAGAAAAGGTAA
- a CDS encoding glycoside hydrolase family 5 protein yields MLNIEINKISLLTLSKVKPFWLFFVIVCFAGAKSTPTFAQTRAIAIKRAASLDNGISISWLEQTWNADALKQRPVADSDFKLLKKLGFKSIRLPVAFKYYESKHISIITVIKSIDYVWNLCNRHGFKLVIDYHYGNLNDTNYVAETRSIINTWSILTRKYAKASPDKLFFEIYNEPPPMSPQVWKDAAYNIVTALRKIDAKRTFLVGASNYNSIYELSRMVRLGDENIIYTCHFYEPFFFTHQGASWVGNQVSTTGVPFPYTVENFPAINPKAKNTWGETNYNQYKTDGNERSVKDKLQIVKNWAGTYGVPVICSEYGVYNKYADLDSRCRYIKAVRSVLKELHIPGMLWEYNGNFSLFSGKPTIKNLPVCMANAIGYEPKK; encoded by the coding sequence ATGCTAAACATAGAGATTAATAAAATATCGCTTTTAACATTATCAAAAGTTAAACCTTTTTGGTTATTTTTTGTAATAGTTTGCTTTGCAGGTGCAAAAAGCACACCAACATTTGCACAAACCCGAGCCATAGCCATTAAACGGGCTGCATCGTTGGATAATGGGATAAGCATTTCGTGGTTAGAACAAACCTGGAATGCCGATGCCTTGAAACAGCGCCCGGTTGCTGATAGCGATTTTAAACTCCTTAAAAAACTTGGCTTTAAAAGCATCAGGCTACCTGTAGCTTTTAAGTATTACGAAAGTAAACATATTTCAATTATCACAGTAATTAAATCAATTGACTATGTGTGGAATTTATGCAACCGGCATGGCTTTAAACTGGTAATAGATTATCACTACGGCAACCTGAATGATACGAATTACGTTGCCGAAACCCGTTCAATTATTAATACCTGGAGCATTTTAACACGTAAATATGCCAAGGCTTCGCCTGATAAGCTCTTTTTTGAAATTTATAATGAACCACCTCCCATGAGCCCGCAAGTATGGAAGGATGCAGCTTATAATATTGTGACCGCATTGCGTAAAATAGATGCCAAAAGAACGTTTTTGGTGGGAGCTTCAAACTATAACAGTATTTACGAATTGAGCCGCATGGTACGCCTTGGTGATGAAAATATTATATATACCTGCCATTTTTACGAACCTTTCTTTTTTACTCACCAGGGAGCAAGCTGGGTGGGTAATCAGGTTTCCACAACCGGGGTGCCATTTCCCTATACCGTGGAAAATTTTCCCGCTATTAACCCAAAGGCAAAAAACACCTGGGGCGAAACAAATTATAATCAATACAAAACTGATGGCAATGAACGATCGGTAAAAGATAAATTACAAATAGTTAAAAACTGGGCGGGTACTTATGGTGTTCCTGTAATATGCAGCGAGTACGGAGTATATAACAAGTACGCAGATTTAGATAGCCGTTGCCGTTATATTAAAGCGGTACGCTCCGTGCTTAAGGAACTGCACATACCGGGCATGCTTTGGGAATACAACGGAAATTTTTCGTTGTTCTCGGGTAAGCCCACCATTAAAAATTTGCCAGTCTGTATGGCCAATGCCATAGGCTATGAACCTAAAAAGTAA
- a CDS encoding sensor histidine kinase — protein sequence MIAQINKEEYLKETRKKAWFITNNIIWTIIFLYPLLGIIDFIYTTNYWVEIMVVRIIVVAIIYGIYNYFQKNKLDYRILLHISFFLLSLVMSILCNIVDISHITIYFLMYAIIILFFNLQVFWEPVNSLIQSLVALMLLAIFYNILNSYSLDVFISNGGQYFFIIAFASCLIPASRYKVIQREVTSQLLIEQSNEQLKAQNRDIMEKNSIIDIQYDKLRRLDEQKNSFINIAGHDLKNLIGSIVMSNNMIQEEEYRLSEDQKEFTRYISESSEKMQYLLKTLMDVKEIESPEIKFNMETFDANSVAVHVFKGLVDTANMKNVHLIDNILKLPLNVRLDRVFTSQVFQNLLSNAIKFSQTNNNLRVVTSLQRQKFVFEIIDEGIAIGQQELDIMFNRLRTLSDASGSAAESRLGLGLSIAKLMTIEMGGELTYRSDDNGNYFKVEFYAIN from the coding sequence ATGATTGCCCAAATCAATAAAGAAGAATACCTTAAAGAAACCCGGAAAAAAGCCTGGTTTATTACTAACAATATTATTTGGACTATAATTTTTTTATATCCGCTTTTAGGTATTATTGACTTTATATATACCACCAATTATTGGGTAGAAATTATGGTAGTACGCATAATTGTGGTTGCCATTATTTACGGTATCTATAATTACTTCCAAAAAAACAAGCTCGATTACCGCATACTGCTGCATATCAGCTTCTTTTTACTCTCGCTGGTGATGTCGATACTATGTAATATAGTTGATATAAGCCATATTACCATTTACTTTTTAATGTATGCTATCATCATCCTGTTTTTTAATCTGCAGGTATTTTGGGAGCCGGTAAACTCTTTGATACAATCATTGGTAGCCTTAATGCTGCTGGCCATATTTTATAATATACTTAACAGCTATTCGCTCGATGTGTTTATCAGTAATGGTGGTCAATATTTCTTTATTATTGCTTTTGCATCATGCTTAATTCCGGCATCGCGTTATAAGGTTATACAACGCGAGGTTACTTCACAACTGCTTATCGAACAGTCGAACGAGCAATTGAAAGCGCAAAACCGCGACATTATGGAGAAGAACAGTATTATCGATATTCAGTACGATAAGCTGCGCCGCCTGGATGAGCAAAAAAATAGCTTCATCAATATTGCCGGTCACGATCTAAAAAACCTCATTGGTTCTATTGTGATGAGTAATAACATGATTCAGGAAGAAGAATATCGCCTGAGTGAAGACCAGAAAGAATTTACCCGTTACATCAGCGAATCATCAGAGAAAATGCAATACCTGCTCAAAACCCTGATGGATGTTAAAGAGATCGAATCGCCGGAGATAAAGTTCAATATGGAAACCTTTGATGCCAACAGCGTAGCTGTTCATGTATTTAAGGGCCTTGTTGATACGGCCAATATGAAAAACGTTCACCTGATCGATAATATACTGAAATTGCCGCTGAACGTAAGGCTCGACAGGGTATTTACCAGCCAGGTATTTCAAAACCTTTTATCAAACGCCATTAAGTTTTCGCAAACTAACAATAACCTGCGCGTAGTAACCAGCCTGCAGCGTCAAAAATTTGTTTTTGAGATTATTGACGAAGGTATAGCCATTGGCCAGCAGGAATTAGACATTATGTTTAACCGCCTGAGAACCCTAAGCGATGCCTCAGGTTCGGCTGCCGAAAGCCGGTTAGGACTTGGCCTTTCTATTGCCAAGCTAATGACCATTGAAATGGGCGGTGAGCTTACCTACCGCAGCGATGATAACGGCAACTATTTTAAAGTAGAATTTTACGCTATAAACTAA
- a CDS encoding cellulose biosynthesis cyclic di-GMP-binding regulatory protein BcsB, with protein MNKFLTLLLLVTTLFAKATLAQTNISFKTYGHDDEVIYGMSGVSSFYFRMDPLVDMNRSKLVLYFEPSQALIKNLSYINIIIADKPVFSGRMTQDSIQRLVIPLNSSYLTDNKQFLKIQVKTLLTITDNKCKDLDNPAMWIKVKGYSYLSLVKSTKDQYNNVNIANSFESKTAIVYPSNPSLNDLKAVAWAYNKIKRSLAVSDLHVYPYDKLPDTIKNYVMVGLMDQLPGDKKSLISVSPQGGQGLMYLYKSNVTDSSANRPRFISSISAARQAFSSYEILFITGADDEGYNKAITALGNYNILNSSFGNYLVVNTASNDNIKNLNQQRTKLTFRDVGGVSNFMSGIGSLRSVYTFKNSDFSFTPKEVEMRFVGTYSGMKPDDRGYFNIYLNGMLISSEKLNETGKLNTSVVVNRYQHRKYNSLTAEFRFYPSTGNCMNSFLNFFGEIDVDKSYLESRNPFVNNTLSFYQYPEAFNEGPSKIVVSKSYAKHAAGAVGEIVYELNNNLNSNNFPDFVYSDEVSEGDLKKFNIVALLSKDDNLMSKFPDAPIRFDRAFRLYNNEDNKLVYALSDSVSNGLAQIFYGRGSNNAILVLTATGSNLDGAFLSASKAITEQLSTLNSNVCVSDVNDNKYLFNVDKVADNVQYTDAKSGLARFWENYNLYVLLAILVLILLAFLYVRSKVQRSQDMLGE; from the coding sequence ATGAATAAATTCCTGACCCTGCTACTACTCGTAACGACCCTGTTTGCAAAGGCAACGTTGGCGCAAACCAATATTTCCTTTAAAACTTATGGCCATGATGACGAAGTGATTTATGGTATGAGTGGTGTAAGTTCGTTCTATTTCAGGATGGACCCGCTTGTTGACATGAACCGCAGCAAACTGGTGCTGTACTTTGAGCCGTCACAAGCACTTATTAAAAACCTTTCGTACATTAACATTATCATCGCCGATAAGCCGGTATTCAGTGGTCGCATGACACAGGATTCTATTCAGCGATTGGTTATTCCGTTAAACAGTTCTTATCTTACCGATAATAAGCAGTTCCTGAAAATTCAGGTTAAAACCCTGCTTACCATTACCGATAACAAGTGTAAAGACCTTGATAACCCGGCCATGTGGATCAAGGTTAAAGGTTACTCCTACCTGTCATTAGTAAAAAGCACTAAAGATCAGTACAACAATGTTAACATTGCTAACTCGTTTGAGAGCAAAACAGCCATTGTTTATCCAAGCAACCCAAGCCTTAACGATTTAAAAGCCGTAGCATGGGCCTACAACAAAATTAAACGCTCGTTAGCTGTTAGCGATTTGCATGTATACCCTTACGATAAATTGCCAGATACCATTAAAAACTATGTAATGGTTGGTTTAATGGATCAATTGCCGGGCGATAAGAAAAGCCTCATCTCTGTATCTCCACAAGGGGGCCAGGGCTTAATGTACCTGTACAAAAGCAACGTAACCGACTCATCTGCCAACCGCCCGCGTTTTATATCGTCAATTTCGGCTGCAAGGCAGGCATTTTCAAGTTACGAGATACTGTTTATTACCGGTGCCGATGATGAAGGCTATAACAAAGCCATTACCGCATTGGGCAACTATAACATCCTCAATTCATCATTTGGCAACTACTTGGTAGTTAATACAGCCAGCAATGATAACATTAAGAACTTAAACCAGCAACGCACCAAATTAACCTTCCGTGATGTGGGTGGTGTGTCAAACTTCATGTCGGGTATTGGTTCGTTACGTAGCGTTTACACCTTTAAAAACAGTGATTTTAGTTTCACTCCTAAAGAGGTTGAAATGCGCTTTGTGGGTACCTATAGTGGTATGAAGCCTGACGACCGCGGTTATTTTAATATTTACCTTAACGGTATGCTCATCAGCAGCGAAAAGCTGAACGAAACCGGTAAACTAAACACCTCGGTTGTGGTTAACCGTTATCAGCACCGTAAGTACAACTCACTTACTGCCGAGTTCCGTTTTTACCCGTCAACAGGTAACTGTATGAACAGCTTCCTTAATTTCTTTGGTGAAATTGATGTTGATAAATCATATCTTGAATCAAGAAACCCGTTTGTAAACAATACCCTGAGCTTTTACCAATACCCCGAAGCCTTTAACGAAGGTCCATCGAAAATTGTGGTGAGCAAAAGCTACGCTAAACACGCAGCAGGTGCAGTTGGCGAAATTGTTTATGAATTGAACAATAACTTAAACAGCAATAACTTCCCTGATTTTGTTTATTCAGATGAGGTTAGCGAAGGCGATTTAAAGAAATTCAACATCGTTGCGCTGCTTTCGAAAGATGATAACCTAATGAGCAAGTTTCCTGATGCACCGATCAGGTTCGACCGTGCCTTCCGCTTATACAACAACGAGGATAACAAACTGGTATACGCCCTGTCCGATTCGGTATCGAACGGTTTGGCACAAATATTTTACGGCCGCGGCAGCAATAACGCCATACTGGTACTTACCGCTACCGGCTCTAATTTAGACGGTGCATTCCTGTCGGCCTCAAAAGCCATTACCGAGCAGCTTTCAACCTTAAACAGTAACGTGTGCGTGTCTGACGTAAACGACAACAAATACTTGTTTAATGTTGATAAAGTAGCCGATAACGTACAGTATACCGATGCCAAAAGTGGTTTAGCCCGTTTTTGGGAAAATTACAACCTCTACGTATTGTTAGCTATATTGGTACTTATCCTGCTGGCGTTCCTGTACGTGCGCTCTAAAGTACAGCGCTCTCAAGACATGCTGGGCGAGTAA